One Fusarium oxysporum f. sp. lycopersici 4287 chromosome 8, whole genome shotgun sequence genomic region harbors:
- a CDS encoding hypothetical protein (At least one base has a quality score < 10) yields MTRRNETEIIDDLRQTESATKRKLTIRQFTKALRREDRFQQAWDAAGGASGLARLMAEFSIRDVRDMCKRLGSTASAQKAQSQRRAALGELVTMLYEGREDDRPLTSFYQDIIPACNLELVKKFEKDRKIEWTPPQTKRLFLGHREQHEDKFLSEILCKDKNIRFYQHRRLFRGNIAFCEKILTTLLAKEGKIHVPSDLIDEVAMPVLKRLLKSRHDDERRIKYLSLVLQCTQKHEEEISQQLVLRQGGLLQYTVDRWAKAADGSESKRQYQARLVQAIQLLPKEKSPIELERIRQTLWVPWELDIDGRYDFFRLFIQHHKDYKIDIESDSEQDLARLKDLPERAWPSDLFFTINYKKSLQLFEKLESLFPKNNFLQVANQSGTILNQSQGHIKHSGFGDVEIVRALLIRKSNTQDEHQGWLDHAIGLINERKTNAQQAREAVERAYWARAALNLCVAIGDLQTLNDTIIWSRRFIKDSLTSHGLFSLKVFKTKEIEEVLGAMPDERVSSPEAVVSFTSALRKKYIEFANQVLINIVETATLAVGEPGFKAHNWTWLFNLIMAVTGQRMSRLEIFFKSLAECSEAGRERCQRNMMEIVWKPTTDLLIEAGAVVRNPALATAHGGSLFDSLTTSSNRESVKGSYVYRLLSRTSLSPPLLAELARFLIDRMRKRLGSEAIRAQMQDIVFVIERLASSDQPSLACPFIRDLVLDSEDAKESSSWHRHLLSVGFLSVLPAKPAKEMLYTMASAMKEKMREQNQNKDAKEQAERSEETTEEDVSTGPKPSQGPSIKVTTVKMLAQILQYNPVHGPVFIMWNPWLVFLRKHGTSISESPSPTALFAILEEPTCPLSLRKRILEALGEYIVPAAAQLNERRGLTEADWVAASAQDAPLPEIGAETPLLKLLILKVRGQSLNEEDKRRLASLVMGAVEQSAVNNTRWMKLFLSKNNFSLEEDIPHLPVHLTTVSALYGQLQPYTPVSVFNMVRSAALINVDPSPGILRITKAIQEDRDLVNSKAGKHWLSQFSNPGRDSFKFGIMLSAAMVQQSPADRESKLAGNGVSLPMLQSFVIEYIERLLKIGQADMVMTLVMRLSGGRFEDRQNWNDWMENSVPVIKKMISKTEEVQESIRRKEAETRRLPSVFRMKLRTIPVPLSDGTAEEDQAFTEELYKLIGDLGSRQYHPYHMDFQKLKEEFDYWPLTQSFGRFALMLAEFQEYDLASTEQPTLKDYLCWEIIGHILTKAKDPKDANIVEDVRQLMRKWETCEDEAMRTMGMKFKGLLKDADKTWYKRV; encoded by the coding sequence ATGACGCGCCGCAATGAAACAGAGATCATAGACGACCTCCGCCAAACTGAAAGTGCCACCAAGAGAAAGCTCACTATTCGCCAATTCACAAAAGCCTTACGACGTGAAGATCGCTTCCAGCAAGCATGGGATGCTGCAGGGGGAGCTTCAGGACTGGCCCGTCTGATGGCCGAGTTTAGCATTCGAGACGTGCGTGATATGTGCAAGCGTCTGGGCTCGACCGCTTCAGCTCAGAAGGCACAGTCCCAAAGGCGCGCTGCTCTTGGAGAGTTGGTTACGATGCTCTACGAGGGGCGAGAAGATGACAGACCTCTCACCAGCTTCTATCAAGACATTATTCCGGCATGCAACCTTGAGCTGGTAAAGAAGTTTGAGAAGGATAGGAAGATCGAGTGGACGCCTCCACAGACCAAGCGTCTCTTTCTAGGCCATCGAGAGCAGCACGAGGATAAATTCCTTAGCGAAATCTTGTGCAAGGACAAAAACATCAGGTTTTACCAGCACAGGAGACTCTTTCGTGGCAACATCGCCTTTTGTGAGAAGATATTGACGACCCTCCTCGCAAAAGAGGGTAAGATCCATGTCCCATCTGATTTGATAGATGAAGTGGCTATGCCTGTTCTCAAGCGCCTTCTCAAGAGCAGACATGACGACGAGAGGCGCATCAAATATCTAAGTCTCGTACTCCAATGTACCCAAAAACACGAGGAAGAGATTTCCCAGCAGCTTGTTCTCAGACAAGGTGGCTTGCTTCAGTACACTGTTGATCGGTGGGCCAAGGCTGCCGATGGTAGTGAAAGCAAGAGACAATATCAAGCTCGTTTGGTACAGGCGATCCAACTATTGCCAAAGGAGAAATCGCCCATCGAATTAGAGAGAATACGTCAGACTTTGTGGGTTCCTTGGGAGTTAGATATCGATGGCAGATATGACTTCTTTCGCCTCTTCATCCAGCATCACAAAGACTATAAAATTGACATCGAGAGCGATTCGGAACAAGATCTGGCCAGACTCAAGGATCTCCCTGAAAGAGCCTGGCCTTCAGATCTGTTCTTCACCATCAATTACAAGAAGTCTCTACAACTTTTTGAGAAGCTAGAAAGCCTATTTCCCAAGAAcaacttcctccaagtcGCGAACCAGAGTGGAACAATACTTAATCAGTCGCAGGGACATATCAAACACAGCGGTTTCGGAGACGTCGAGATTGTAAGAGCGTTGCTGATCCGCAAATCGAACACACAAGATGAGCACCAGGGATGGCTTGATCACGCCATTGGTCTCATCAACGAGAGGAAAACGAACGCTCAACAGGCTCGTGAGGCTGTGGAGCGCGCATACTGGGCTAGAGCCGCCTTGAATCTCTGCGTCGCTATTGGAGACCTACAAACTCTGAACGACACTATTATCTGGTCTCGGCGTTTCATCAAGGACTCTCTCACAAGCCATGGTTTGTTCAGTCTGAAAGTCTTCAAGACAAAGGAAATTGAAGAAGTGTTGGGTGCCATGCCAGATGAACGTGTCAGCTCACCTGAAGCTGTTGTGTCATTCACATCAGCCCTGCGCAAGAAGTACATCGAGTTTGCAAACCAGGTTCTCATCAATATTGTTGAGACTGCAACGCTCGCAGTCGGAGAACCCGGATTTAAGGCCCACAATTGGACCTGGCTGTTCAACCTCATTATGGCCGTAACGGGCCAACGTATGAGCAGATTGGAAATCTTCTTCAAGAGCCTGGCAGAATGCTCAGAGGCAGGTCGTGAAAGGTGCCAAAGGAACATGATGGAGATTGTCTGGAAGCCAACAACGGACTTGCTTATCGAAGCCGGAGCTGTAGTTCGAAACCCAGCTTTGGCGACCGCACATGGCGGTTCGCTCTTCGACTCTCTCACCACTTCATCGAATCGCGAGTCTGTCAAGGGTAGCTATGTATACCGATTACTTTCGAGAACATCTCTATCGCCACCCTTGCTTGCAGAGCTGGCACGCTTCCTTATCGATAGGATGAGGAAGCGACTGGGATCTGAAGCCATACGTGCGCAGATGCAGGATATTGTCTTCGTCATTGAGCGTCTGGCTTCCAGCGATCAGCCTTCACTGGCATGCCCCTTCATTCGCGACTTGGTTTTGGACAGTGAAGACGCCAAAGAAAGCTCCTCTTGGCAccgccatcttctcagcgTTGGATTCCTCTCTGTGCTTCCAGCCAAGCCAGCAAAGGAAATGTTATACACAATGGCCAGTgcgatgaaggagaagatgcgAGAACAAAATCAGAACAAGGACGCTAAAGAACAAGCAGAGAGATCCGAGGAAACCACTGAGGAGGACGTATCAACAGGCCCCAAGCCCTCTCAGGGACCATCCATCAAGGTTACAACCGTCAAGATGCTCGCCCAGATCTTGCAGTACAATCCTGTTCATGGACCCGTCTTCATCATGTGGAATCCCTGGTTGGTCTTCTTGCGGAAGCACGGCACATCGATATCAgaatcaccatcaccaacagcccTCTTTGCAATCTTGGAGGAACCTACTTGCCCTCTCAGTCTACGGAAACGCATCCTTGAAGCCCTTGGGGAATATATCGTTCCAGCAGCCGCACAGCTCAATGAGAGACGCGGACTGACTGAAGCTGATTGGGTTGCTGCTTCAGCCCAAGACGCCCCATTGCCTGAGATTGGCGCCGAAACTCCCCTTCTCAaactcttgatcttgaaggtcAGGGGACAAAGTTTgaatgaagaagataaaAGGAGGCTCGCGTCCCTCGTTATGGGTGCAGTAGAGCAATCAGCTGTCAACAACACCCGCTGGATGAAACTCTTCTTGAGTAAAAACAACTTCTCTCTCGAGGAAGATATTCCACATCTCCCCGTGCATCTCACTACAGTATCTGCTCTTTATGGGCAACTCCAACCCTACACACCTGTATCAGTCTTCAATATGGTTCGCTCCGCCGCACTCATCAATGTCGATCCCAGCCCTGGCATACTACGCATCACAAAGGCCATCCAGGAGGACCGGGATCTCGTTAACTCAAAGGCAGGCAAGCATTGGCTTTCGCAATTTTCCAACCCCGGGCGCGATTCGTTCAAGTTTGGAATCATGCTGTCTGCGGCCATGGTACAGCAGAGTCCTGCCGACCGAGAGTCCAAGCTGGCTGGAAATGGAGTGTCTTTGCCGATGCTTCAGTCCTTCGTGATCGAGTACATTGAGAGGCTGCTCAAGATTGGACAAGCCGACATGGTGATGACGCTCGTCATGAGGCTTAGTGGCGGACGGTTTGAGGATCGACAGAACTGGAACGACTGGATGGAAAACTCGGTGCCCGTTATCAAAAAGATGATCTCCAAGAcagaagaagttcaagaaaGTATCCGTCGTAAGGAAGCAGAGACTCGCAGGCTGCCCAGTGTGTTTCGGATGAAGCTAAGAACGATACCTGTGCCCTTGTCCGATGGAacagctgaagaagatcagGCATTCACAGAAGAGCTTTACAAGCTCATTGGGGACCTCGGAAGCCGCCAATATCACCCGTATCATATGGACTTTCAGAAACTCAAGGAGGAGTTTGATTACTGGCCCCTCACACAGTCATTCGGCCGTTTTGCACTCATGTTGGCAGAATTTCAGGAGTATGATCTTGCTTCCACAGAACAGCCAACACTCAAGGACTATCTCTGTTGGGAGATCATTGGTCATATACTCACTAAGGCAAAGGATCCAAAGGATGCAAATattgttgaagatgtcagGCAGTTGATGCGGAAGTGGGAAACCTGTGAGGATGAAGCAATGAGGACAATGGGGATGAAGTTCAAAGGATTGCTGAAGGATGCCGACAAGACATGGTATAAACGAGTCTGA
- a CDS encoding hypothetical protein (At least one base has a quality score < 10), which produces MRPHLFAGLLASLATRTYSLDTSTPECATICSRELMHYHGIPTVEGLCHDMVVQRELFSCLASSCTEQYGQALTYTISTCSRHGGTISDLLPVEIQPSNLATGTSMLSAQGLVRPALDLKAGLTWSSTVHQSIPDGGSPASPGDGNGNLNAGAGPPGGAPGPNNGPCQEIQQAQVTVKGSPSGGTGPGGGGGNDGTEPLDPNADCEENNSNNGPSQSGNNDGQYQPAPAPAPAPAPAPTNSNPQPDGQANGPPAPGPDAADGNSSPDNPHQGNPGQSQPQPAPAPAPPPSGPDGGDGAPNQDGTGGPGEDCDENAPPGSDANSPGNNAAPASPPNTGGSVDCSIDINNPVCANQNQLPPGPPAPQPPAPQPPAPAPDSSTPQGPPPPCGAKAGIPDCPASHQPPKWRWQRCLLLSQHPLLFPTICSGDENSPCNDGGDGGSNPGSRSLPANPPSPNSPDVPPPEIGPSPAAPPSQPNTIADPDNEASCNGKPGPCPANSGTGIPEPANPPSPASPPSTPPDGQVPNGPQDNDGTGRESSGKGSDNGDGGKGDGDLGPQAPEITAPPVQPALPAPATPAQLSGPPVQSRPPQPTDSNAVGRAHEGPQVITPTNGPSMYSSPSQLKERAMADIERRQENGQELDTPGNDISVLPAAEAAASVAQADLPTESGMPEPSFVVSNDSTRAHGYSRTSLTFAALVVFVATFFMATDMML; this is translated from the exons ATGCGACCTCATTTGTTCGCTGGCTTATTAGCGAGCTTAGCTACTCGTACATACAGCCTCGATACATCTACACCAG AATGTGCTACCATTTGCTCTCGCGAACTTATGCACTACCATGGTATTCCTACTGTTGAGGGTCTCTGTCATGACATGGTCGTTCAACGA GAACTGTTCTCATGTCTGGCCAGTTCTTGCACTGAACAGTATGGTCAAGCTTTGACATATACTATCTCCACTTGCTCTCGTCATGGTGGTACTATCAGTGATCTCCTTCCCGTGGAAATACAACCTTCGAACCTTGCTACAGGCACTTCAATGCTCTCGGCTCAAGGTCTGGTTCGGCCAGCTTTGGATTTGAAAGCCGGTTTAACCTGGTCGTCGACTG TTCACCAATCTATTCCTGATGGTGGCTCCCCCGCCTCACCAGGAGATGGGAATGGCAACCTCAATGCCGGAGCAGGTCCACCAGGTGGTGCCCCAGGCCCGAACAATGGGCCTTGCCAGGAAATACAGCAAGCTCAGGTGACGGTCAAGGGTAGTCCTTCAGGCGGCACAGGtcctggaggaggaggtggcAATGATGGAACTGAGCCCTTAGATCCCAACGCGGATTGTGAAGAAAATAATTCCAATAATGGACCTTCACAATCTGGCAACAATGATGGCCAATATCAGCCTGCCCCTGCTCCGGCTCCTGCCCCTGCTCCGGCTCCTACCAACAGCAATCCCCAGCCGGATGGTCAGGCCAACGGCCCTCCTGCGCCAGGACCAGATGCTGCCGATGGGAACAGTTCGCCTGATAATCCCCATCAAGGCAACCCAGGACAATCACAGCCTCAACCCGCTCCTGCTCCTGCACCACCTCCCTCAGGCCCTGATGGAGGCGATGGAGCGCCAAATCAAGATGGAACTGGCGGCCCGGGAGAGGATTGCGATGAGAACGCTCCTCCAGGGTCTGATGCTAACTCTCCTGGAAACAATGCTGCTCCAGCCTCTCCTCCAAATACTGGCGGCTCAGTGGACTGCTCTATCGATATTAACAATCCAGTATGCGCCAACCAGAATCAGCTACCTCCTGGACCTCCAGCACCACAGCCTCCAGCACCTCAACCGCCAGCGCCAGCGCCGGATTCTTCCACCCCTCAAGGTCCCCCTCCCCCCTGTGGTGCTAAAGCCGGCATACCAGACTGCCCTGCCTCTCACCAACCTCCAAAATGGCGATGGCAACGATG cctcctcctcagccagCACCCCCTGCTGTTCCCAACAATTTGCTCCGGAGACGAAAACTCACCTTGTAACGATGGAGGTGACGGCGGGTCTAATCCAGGATCTAGAAGTCTGCCTGCAAACCCTCCGTCGCCGAATAGTCCTGATGTGCCTCCTCCCGAGATAGGGCCTTCACCCGCTGCCCCTCCGTCTCAACCAAACACAATCGCCGATCCTGACAACGAGGCCTCTTGTAATGGAAAACCCGGCCCTTGTCCCGCAAATAGTGGCACAGGAATTCCAGAGCCAGCTaatcctccttctcctgcGTCTCCGCCTTCAACTCCCCCAGACGGCCAAGTCCCTAACGGTCCCCAAGATAATGATGGTACTGGACGGGAAAGCTCCGGTAAAGGAAGTGACAACGGTGATGGCGGAAAAGGGGACGGCGATCTTGGACCCCAAGCACCAGAAATCACAGCACCACCTGTGCAACCGGCTCTGCCTGCACCAGCAACTCCAGCCCAGCTTTCAGGACCTCCTGTCCAATCAAGACCCCCTCAGCCTACCGATTCCAACGCTGTTGGCCGCGCACACGAGGGACCTCAAGTTATCACG CCGACAAATGGCCCTTCAATGTACTCATCACCGTCTCAATTGAAGGAACGTGCCATGGCTGACATAGAACGAAGGCAAGAGAATGGTCAAGAACTTGACACTCCTGGAAATGACATCTCTGTTCTGCCTGCCGCTGAAGCAGCGGCATCAGTTGCCCAAGCAGATCTTCCGACAGAGTCGGGCATGCCCGAGCCTTCGTTCGTCGTTTCAAACGACTCGACAAGAGCTCACGGCTACTCACGAACGTCACTGACTTTTGCTGCTCTGGTAGTGTTTGTGGCAACATTTTTCATGGCTACTGATATGATGCTATGA
- a CDS encoding 2-methylcitrate dehydratase gives MSAVNRTLRTASKQLRFQSPRGLRVAAPLVARSAFGAARSSLPASHGAAFSTSAARRSGAPNMSSADREYDPEIKDIADYVANKTIDSELAFDTARWILLDTLGCGLEGLRFKECSKLLGPIVPGTVVPNGPKVPGTPFQLDPVNAAFNIGAMIRWLDFNDCWLAAEWGHPSDNLGAILAVADWINRTNKAGGNLAGGKTFVVKDVLEAMIKAHEIQGCLALLNSYNKVGLDHVVLVKVASTAVVSKMLGLNEKQIADAVTQAWVDGQSLRTYRHTPNTMSRKSWAAGDACQRAVNLALKVLKGEQGVPTVLSAPVWGFYDVLFKGQKFEFQRPYGSYVMENVLFKVSYPAEFHSQTAVEASEKIHHLLKSQGKSAADIKSITCRTHEACIRIIDKQFKPMDNFADRDHCIQYMCATMLVFGRLEATDYVDGGEAATSPLVESLRQKIKCVEDPQYTKDYHDPKLRTISNALTVELNDGTVLDEVAVEAPLGHRLRREEAKPVILEKYKRHLGPHYPEARVKELVELNLDAKKLESTPVDEYVDLYTVESSKFVQ, from the exons ATGTCTGCCGTTAACCGGACCCTCCGAACGGCCTCCAAGCAGCTGCGCTTCCAGTCTCCCCGGGGTCTTCGTGTCGCCGCCCCTCTCGTGGCCCGCTCGGCGTTCGGCGCCGCTCGCTCTTCTCTTCCCGCTTCTCACGGCGCCGCCTTTTCAACTTCTGCTGCCAGACGATCAGGAGCTCCCAACATGTCTTCCGCCGACCGTGAATACGATCCTGAGATCAAGGATATTGCCGACTATGTCGCCAACAAAACCATTGACTCTGAGCTTGCT TTCGACACTGCTCGATGGATTCTTCTCGACACCCTCGGCTGCGGTCTCGAGGGTTTGAGGTTCAAGGAGTGCTCTAAGCTCCTTGGACCCATTGTCCCTGGCACCGTTGTCCCGAACGGTCCCAAGGTCCCTGGTACTCCCTTCCAGCTTGACCCCGTCAACGCAGCTTTCAACATTGGTGCTATGATCCGATGGCTCGACTTCAACGACTGCTGGCTCGCTGCTGAGTGGGGTCATCCCTCTGACAACTTGGGTGCTATCCTCGCCGTTGCTGACTGGATCAACCGTACCAACAAGGCTGGTGGTAACCTCGCTGGCGGCAAGACCTTTGTTGTCAAGGATGTCCTCGAGGCCATGATCAAGGCTCACGAGATCCAGGGTTGCTTGGCTCTCCTCAACTCCTACAACAAGGTCGGTCTTGACCACGTTGTTCTTGTCAAGGTCGCCTCTACCGCCGTCGTCTCCAAGATGCTCGGCCTCAACGAGAAGCAGATTGCCGACGCTGTCACCCAGGCTTGGGTTGATGGCCAGTCTCTGCGAACCTACCGCCACACCCCCAACACCATGTCCCGAAAGTCCTGGGCTGCCGGTGATGCTTGCCAGCGCGCCGTCAACCTGGCTCTCAAGGTTCTGAAGGGTGAGCAGGGCGTTCCTACTGTCCTGTCCGCTCCCGTCTGGGGTTTCTACGATGTCCTGTTCAAGGGCCAGAAGTTCGAGTTCCAGCGCCCCTATGGCAGCTATGTCATGGAGAACGTTCTCTTCAAGGTCTCCTACCCTG CTGAGTTCCACTCTCAGACCGCTGTCGAGGCTTCTGAGAAGATCCACCACCTCCTCAAGTCTCAGGGCAAGTCTGCCGCTGACATCAAGTCCATCACTTGCCGAACCCACGAGGCTTGCATCCGCATCATTGACAAGCAGTTCAAGCCTATGGACAACTTTGCCGACCGTGACCACTGCATCCAGTACATGTGCGCCACCATGCTCGTCTTCGGCCGTCTTGAGGCCACTGACTACGTTGACGGTGGTGAGGCTGCCACCTCTCCTCTGGTCGAGTCTCTCCGCCAGAAGATCAAGTGTGTTGAGGATCCTCAGTACACCAAGGATTACCATGACCCTAAGCTCCGAACCATCTCCAACGCTCTCACTGTCGAGCTCAACGACGGCACTGTCCTCGATGAGGTCGCTGTCGAGGCTCCTCTTGGCCACCGTCTCCGCCGTGAGGAGGCCAAACCCGTCATTCTCGAGAAGTACAAGCGCCACCTTGGCCCTCACTACCCCGAGGCCCGCGTTAAGGAGCTTGTGGAGCTCAACTTGGatgccaagaagcttgagtCTACCCCTGTTGATGAGTATGTTGATCTATACACTGTTGAGAGCAGCAAGTTTGTGCAATAA
- a CDS encoding hypothetical protein (At least one base has a quality score < 10), translated as MKFLFMEIFPLSSVSLGTSIINDLVLLSLVMFSPSSPTPLTVPERRDMRAEPGRTRPEGPCKPPAPKQKKLRMRCDARLHVVPPQGQAESPHSLTFGLHLL; from the coding sequence ATGAAGTTTCTGTTTATGGAAATCTTCCCCTTGTCAAGTGTCAGCTTAGGAACGTCAATCATCAACGACCTAGTTTTACTAAGTTTGGTGATGTTCTCACCATCAAGCCCCACCCCACTCACTGTGCCTGAGAGACGAGACATGAGGGCCGAGCCTGGTCGGACACGCCCTGAGGGCCCCTGTAAGCCTCCGGCCccaaagcagaagaagttgaggatgaggtgCGATGCAAGACTGCACGTCGTCCCGCCCCAGGGCCAAGCAGAATCACCTCACTCACTCACGTTTGGGTTGCATTTGCTGTGA
- a CDS encoding hypothetical protein (At least one base has a quality score < 10), whose amino-acid sequence MAGNKLLVYLLRRDLRAIDNPILHHLATSDHGFTHLLPIYILPPHQIETSGFVAEGQKSPYPEARSQVGRFWRCGPVRAKFQAESIWDVKQNLEDIHSGMLVRIGNFDNVLKHLIKSLHDEHQSVDTVWMTEEVSKEEVDDQNAVASVCSENNINFKLWQDEKYYIDDRDTGLDDPKELPDVFTTFRKTQEPLRERPRASLPRPQAGSLPPFPSSWAPPQEPPFQIPDNYNDFEQRLLEPINSMVQDPPAYPDDARSAHPFKGGENSAWDRLYHLIKSGSMTTYQETRNGLLGTDYSTKLSAYLALGSISARSIHEELVKFENGQEQSYSRAIGFGQGENEGTKAVRFELLWRDYMRLCTMKFGSRLFKLDGFKGASGKYDKKWKTALKEKADVDQDPSPEELSEIIERFLRGTTGMGLIDASQRELYHTGYTSNRARQNVASFFAKHLGIDWRYGAEWYEAMLVDYDVSSNWAYWQYVDSVGNDPRGDARIFNPIKQAFDYDNNGRYVRTWVPEVKVYRELENVFQVWTTGDDELIKYGIIDDIMVTHPIKRIDFQVDRKPRGPRRPYRWRRGGAGRGGRRGGGPGNGSGDYNDGRHSYHNGPPSPESDRQFYHGGEPYVQNSGQPRNGWPQRGNQMSWRGNSNGHGPNNHGPSPGRGGHMAPFRGNGFQRGFNTNHFNAPPPRQYMPNPPWPPQQFSPQAYHHQLPPHLGPHV is encoded by the exons ATGGCTGGGAATAAACTCCTCGTCTATCTACTTCGACGCGATCTCAGGGCAATCGACAACCCTATACTTCACCACCTGGCCACTTCTGACCATGGCTTCACTCATCTCCTCCCCATCTATATTCTCCCCCCTCACCAAATCGAAACCTCAGGCTTCGTTGCTGAAGGACAAAAGTCTCCCTACCCCGAAGCCCGAAGTCAGGTAGGCCGCTTCTGGAGGTGTGGCCCCGTTCGAGCCAAGTTCCAAGCTGAGTCTATCTGGGATGTGAAACAAAATCTTGAGGACATCCACAGTGGCATGCTGGTTCGTATCGGAAACTTCGATAACGTCCTAAAGCATTTGATCAAGTCCCTGCACGATGAACATCAATCTGTCGATACTGTTTGGATGACCGAGGAAGTATCGAAAGAGGAGGTCGATGATCAGAATGCTGTAGCATCTGTATGTTCCGAGAACAACATCAACTTTAAGCTTTGGCAGGACGAAAAATATTACATCGACGA CCGCGACACTGGTTTGGATGACCCCAAGGAGCTTCCAGATGTTTTCACAACCTTCCGCAAAACTCAAGAACCCCTCCGTGAGCGTCCTCGCGCCTCTCTCCCTCGTCCGCAGGCCGGATCATTACCGCCGTTCCCTTCATCGTGGGCACCACCTCAGGAACCTCCGTTTCAGATTCCTGACAACTACAACGACTTTGAACAACGTCTCCTAGAACCCATCAACAGTATGGTGCAAGACCCTCCAGCCTATCCTGATGATGCTAGGTCTGCACACCCATTCAAAGGTGGCGAGAACTCTGCCTGGGATCGCCTCTACCATCTCATCAAGTCAGGCTCCATGACTACTTACCAGGAGACCCGCAATGGTTTACTCGGAACCGATTACAGCACAAAGCTTTCAGCATACCTGGCACTCGGATCTATTTCGGCTCGCTCCATTCATGAGGAACTTGTCAAGTTTGAGAACGGTCAAGAACAATCCTACTCTCGAGCTATAGGTTTCGGACAGGGCGAGAACGAAGGCACCAAAGCTGTCAGATTTGAGCTCTTGTGGCGGGACTACATGCGATTATGTACTATGAAGTTTGGCTCACGTCTTTTCAAGCTTGATGGTTTTAAGGGAGCCAGTGGCAAGTATGATAAGAAGTGGAAGACCGCtctgaaggagaaggccgATGTCGATCAAGATCCTTCACCCGAGGAACTGAGTGAAATCATCGAGAGGTTCCTTCGAGGAACAACCGGTATGGGTCTGATCGATGCCTCACAGCGTGAACTCTATCATACCGGCTACACCTCGAACCGAGCCCGACAGAATGTCGCCAGCTTCTTTGCAAAGCATCTTGGCATTGATTGGCGCTACGGAGCTGAATGGTACGAAGCCATGCTGGTAGATTATGATGTGTCTTCCAACTGGGCGTACTGGCAGTACGTGGACAGTGTCGGTAATGACCCCAGAGGTGATGCACGCATCTTCAACCCTATCAAACAAGCATTCGACTATGATAACAACGGCAGATATGTCCGAACTTGGGTGCCTGAAGTCAAAGTATATCGAGAATTGGAAAATGTTTTTCAGGTATGGACGACTGGCGATGATGAGCTCATCAAGTACGGCATCATTGATGATATAATGGTCACTCATCCCATCAAGAGGATCGATTTTCAGGTCGACCGAAAACCTCGTGGTCCTCGACGACCTTATAGATGgagacgaggaggagctgggcGTGGTGGCCGCCGAGGCGGAGGTCCAGGAAACGGTTCGGGTGACTACAACGATGGTCGACACTCTTACCACAATGGGCCACCTTCACCCGAGAGCGATCGCCAGTTTTACCACGGAGGTGAACCCTACGTGCAGAACAGTGGCCAGCCACGAAATGGTTGGCCCCAGCGGGGAAACCAGATGTCGTGGCGAGGCAACTCTAACGGGCATGGTCCTAACAATCACGGACCTTCTCCTGGACGAGGAGGCCACATGGCTCCTTTCCGTGGTAACGGTTTCCAGCGAGgattcaacaccaaccactTCAATGCACCACCTCCCAGGCAATACATGCCTAatcctccttggcctcctcaaCAATTCTCTCCTCAAGCCTATCATcaccagcttcctcctcaCCTTGGACCCCATGTCTAA